The following coding sequences are from one Actinomycetes bacterium window:
- a CDS encoding riboflavin synthase produces the protein MFTGIVEELGEVVEIVDLGDAARLTVRGPLVTSDASQGDSIAVNGVCLTVVDTASGVFTADVMRETLARTSLGALEEGSPVNLERPVTLAARLGGHLVQGHVDGTGELLERVPGHHWEILRIELPPELSRYVVAKGSIAVDGVSLTVVEVRPKWFTVSLIPTTLDLTTLGAKQPGDPVNLEVDVVAKYVEKLLGAAPSDHHEEEHA, from the coding sequence ATGTTCACCGGCATTGTTGAGGAGCTCGGGGAGGTCGTCGAGATCGTCGACCTCGGTGACGCGGCCCGGCTCACCGTCCGCGGGCCGCTGGTCACCTCGGACGCGAGCCAGGGCGACTCGATCGCAGTCAACGGGGTGTGCCTGACCGTGGTGGACACCGCGAGCGGGGTGTTCACGGCCGACGTGATGCGCGAGACGCTGGCCCGGACCAGCCTGGGTGCGCTGGAGGAGGGCAGCCCGGTCAACCTGGAGCGGCCGGTGACCCTGGCCGCCCGGCTCGGCGGCCACCTGGTGCAGGGCCACGTCGACGGCACCGGGGAGCTGCTCGAGCGGGTCCCCGGCCACCACTGGGAGATCCTGCGGATCGAGCTGCCACCCGAGCTGTCCCGGTACGTCGTGGCGAAGGGCTCGATCGCCGTCGACGGGGTCTCGCTGACCGTCGTCGAGGTCAGGCCGAAGTGGTTCACGGTGAGCCTGATCCCCACGACGCTGGACCTCACCACGCTCGGTGCCAAGCAGCCGGGCGACCCAGTGAACCTCGAGGTGGACGTGGTGGCGAAGTACGTGGAGAAGCTGCTCGGCGCGGCACCCAGCGATCACCACGAGGAGGAGCACGCATGA